A window of Amphiprion ocellaris isolate individual 3 ecotype Okinawa chromosome 12, ASM2253959v1, whole genome shotgun sequence contains these coding sequences:
- the cenpe gene encoding centromere-associated protein E isoform X2, producing MAEESAVKVCVRVRPLVAREENAVSENAVPAQLFWKADKKSIHQIDDGNSTKSFSFDRVFTSEETTNQLYQNIAKPLVVSTVAGYNGTIFAYGQTSSGKTFTMMGSDHIPGVIPLAVEDVFQTIKTYPKKEFLLRVSYMEIYNETVTDLLVDSWKRKPLEIRETINKNIYVADLTEELVTSPAQALAWIRKGEKNRHYGKTKMNQRSSRSHTIFRMILESREGSDPVTGENADGAIIVSHLNLVDLAGSERASQTGAEGARFKEGCNINRSLFTLGQVIKKLTDENQKGFTNYRDSKLTRILQNSLGGNAKTVIICTITAATLDETLSTLQFASTAKKMKNDPHVTEVSDDGALLKRYRNEIVDLKRRLHEVSSVTQTTATEKEVLSQLLQEKDQLQREQEDRIRNLTKLLVTSANLVPVQKIRKRRVTWGGKMLRLARPSTCGDESSNLSFAEPWARKRKADRSCLMELGEEDEDFDSHWGIPEEPPDDMDISQSSVTVRSFGDSPRDFVSPDRMHELTGKVSNLEMQLEMESQQKEEAMAKVETLDERVAELQLQLGTEAQQRQETLEKILTTEQRAAELELQLETGGQQKLEAMEKVTMLELRVADLERQLEEQSHNKTETDEQMRKEFAETIQLCETLATEKDMVVVERDYLKQELGMFIEQIETLEKEKAALSQELEEKREMDEFNFLEQEVRRENEDALQNEICSLKKAVEASELQYLELQNKLDVMSEKLKKKTEFAEELQNMNGKDLVQEVAKLRRSLDDAEGLSRDTKKEWAVLRSQKISLEETNVTLTANHERMEAEVNSLRFQLETEKTRFRKMQTDLQKELNVAFDENTKLTTLLDGKVPKNLIDSIELDRTVASLNKELAASREAEETLRAQLEELASFKTLPDQVDSLMKQVCELTEELHATQTQKNNLLSVQAQCQDEALQLRNSWQTSQEEIMRIQADLSAAALRETELSQQCAEVTQQLDSLRSSLEQYEAEKSQLMASMEERGLKLEESDQLRASLEGKLNEMQQLIKDLEEKFADSELSRATEEELNKELQEQLNQLNEDLRRAQTEKDSLSEQSAGVQSSAEETEKLLSTLTSLTAELDQLRMNLQEHEEKAGVTEALLQSLQNDLLQQKQKNSDLIQVHEQKESDLGEQMLRLSQELQCVRDEMETHQKAGAQHSPAEVENLLSTVASLTAERDQLKMDLQENVDLMIENQEDLRTALEKNRKQKEQIKQLMTAQTSRLDGLPDDMSTQLEELQTQMETVTKELQTVRAERDYLLSEKERNTQTSTEEMEKLLSRVTSLTEERDQMQQILEGMREEKKQLEAELENKMESLHTEMKTLAQKLQIIEAERDDLLSEKDSNSQSSTEEMEKLLCKVTSLTVERDQLQEILEGLREEKKQLKAELEERMEMVAEAQHEFYQPEMMTLDLQAHDEKVTQLQQEIELLQATLQAITEQKTQAEDDLQRSNEMVTETQSLVQSLQEQLQEQNQRNIAAEGISQESQARLEQQTKTLSEELESARAEINALLFEKEASRQTSTDEMEKLLCSVTSLSEERDQLQESLEGLRQEKNQLRAELEDKMETMQCDLQQQLSSEPQSLKEEQESQRLLQIQQLEELLEKTKEEVIQLKSDRQENVELMIENQEELRASQEKIRALQEEIDMLRSQKAELESRTSSGNDADSILQIQELKDQIQRLTEEFENMRAERDSLLSEKEASIQTSTEEMEKLQCRVTSLSEERDQLQEILEGLRQEKKQLSAELEDQMASLLTEIAQLNASLQTVNEHKRLMEDDLQHNINMRSSTQELLQSVQEELQQQKNMNSDLEKLNRETEVSFEQQIKNLTEKLESVEAERNCHQASTEEMEKLLSRVTSLSEERDQLQEILKGLKVEKKQISAELEDKMASLQTEIRSSTQKLQMIEAERDHLLSEKESNCRTSTEEMEKLLCRVTSLSEERDQLQGILEGLRQEKKQLSAELEERMEMISAIQTKLNQQEQLNALQQSESKEQEVKLQQEVQKLEDQMQMYKERQAHAKAEADASQQLLSEANTTISAFREQFSASQQSSGEVKETISSWLQNSTEQLQESFGKFQHFISTCSEYNSASLENAQRVQCSLKTSYLTSLPKPTMDAYAAVRQQGLATVQGLIKTQQQLYVRAQGYREMFKELVKKDLAVFEERRLQDMLLCRAQAPTYSVKDEDQTMWEHRLPELLEKRQLYLQKMANILEKLGANLASHVSGWTAEIREREKFNEHLQAAIASDSFSGLDGILSQELDRRSAVTQSWKMCLQGIIDEQNSLFTELKQLEDQANSQLREEKSKNSTLLQALEGVPLKTEVSLLKDNQQLLLQLQQAEEKVKALCVQNEQLEDAQIKANNRVSTHKQATQLLQTELQDSRALVEEKENAIQTLKSKLRDSEKKAPPTAVELEKLQAKLLKMEVKLTSASDEHQQEIQRMTTLLNEKENSLRKLKETLRKSQQQGEESFLQGKDLHARLTNPRGLVTSSVQLEKAKLEEEVKELRLKITELESLVSSQQAELGKWKNRAIKLKVKSKAEVDKPSSPCTPTKRAFPMTADSSHLFSSPKKCLVAPKKNLDSPRKALESPRKLLDSPKSGFFDIGGSSELLSRACPKQFFDNSSLGTIADAVVGASKKEEWWPQSPKQEEMCKTQ from the exons ATGGCAGAAGAGTCGGCTGTGAAAGTTTGCGTTCGTGTCCGTCCGCTTGTTGCGAG GGAAGAAAATGCTGTGTCAGAGAATGCAGTGCCCGCCCAGCTGTTTTGGAAAGCTGATAAGAAATCAATTCATCAGATTGATGATGGAAATTCCACCAAGAGTTTTAGTTTTG ACCGAGTGTTCACTTCTGAAGAAACAACCAATCAGCTGTACCAGAATATTGCAAAGCCTCTGGTTGTTTCCACCGTTGCAGGTTACAATG GAACCATATTTGCTTATGGGCAAACTTCATCTGGAAAGACCTTTACCATGATGGGGAGTGACCATATCCCTGGAGTGATACCTCTGGCTGTAGAAGACGTCTTTCAAACCATTAAAACT TATCCAAAGAAGGAGTTTCTGCTCAGGGTGTCCTACATGGAAATCTACAATGAGACTGTGACTGACCTGCTTGTTGACAGCTGGAAGAGAAAACCGCTGGAAATCCGAGAGACAATCAAT AAAAACATCTATGTGGCAGATCTGACTGAGGAGCTTGTTACGTCTCCTGCACAAGCCCTGGCATGGATTCGGAAAGGAGAAA AGAACCGGCATTAcggaaagacaaaaatgaaccagaggAGCAGTCGCTCTCACACCATTTTCCGTATG ATCCTAGAGAGCAGGGAAGGGAGCGACCCAGTAACCGGGGAAAATGCTGATGGAGCCATTATTGTATCTCACTTG AATTTAGTTGATCTTGCTGGATCTGAGAGAGCAAGTCAAACCGGAGCAGAAG GTGCTCGTTTCAAAGAAGGTTGCAATATCAATCGCAGTCTGTTCACACTGGGGCAGGTGATCAAGAAACTCACTGATGAAAACCAGAA GGGTTTCACAAACTACAGAGACAGCAAGCTAACCCGTATCCTCCAGAACTCTTTGGGTGGGAATGCTAAAACTGTCATCATCTGCACCATCACTGCTGCCACTCTGGATGAGACACTGAGCACTCTGCAG TTTGCCAGCacagcaaagaaaatgaaaaacgacCCTCATGTGACAGAGGTGTCAGACGATGGGGCTCTGCTCAAACGCTATCGCAATGAAATTGTAGACCTCAAGCGACGCCTTCACGAG GTTTCCTCAGTCACACAGACCACAGCGACAGAGAAAGAGGTTCTTTCCCAGCTGCTTCAAGAAAAGGATCAGCTTCAGAGAGAGCAAGAGGACAGGATCAGAAACCTGACTAAACTGCTTGTCACCAGCGCAAACCTGGTCCCTGTACAAAAG ATTCGTAAACGCAGAGTTACGTGGGGAGGAAAGATGCTCAGACTCGCCCGTCCATCCACCTGTGGCGACGAATCGTCTAACCTGAGCTTTGCAGAACCTTGGGCTCGGAAGAGGAAAGCAGACCGCTCTTGTTTGATGGAGCTGGGTGAAG AGGATGAAGACTTTGACTCTCACTGGGGGATTCCTGAAGAGCCACCAGATGACATGGATATAAGTCAGAGCTCTGTGACAGTTCGAAGCTTCGGAGACAG TCCCAGAGACTTCGTGTCTCCCGACCGGATGCATGAGCTTACAGGGAAAGTGTCCAACCTGGAGATGCAGCTGGAAATGGAGAGTCAGCAGAAAGAGGAGGCCATGGCAAAGGTAGAAACATTAGATGAAAGAgtggcagagctgcagctgcagcttggAACAGAGGCTCAACAGAGACAGGAGACTCTGGAGAAAATACTAACAACAGAACAAAGGGCAGcagagctggagctgcagctggaaaCTGGAGGTCAGCAGAAGCTGGAGGCCATGGAGAAGGTGACGATGTTGGAGTTAAGAGTGGCAGACCTGGAGAGACAACTGGAAGAACAGAGCCACAATAAGACTGAAACAGATGAACAG ATGAGAAAAGAGTTTGCCGAGACCATCCAGCTGTGTGAAACTTTAGCCACAGAGAAG gaCATGGTGGTTGTTGAGCGAGACTATCTGAAACAGGAGCTGGGGATGTTCATAGAGCAGATTGAAACTCTGGAGAAAGAGAAAGCTGCTCTGTCCCAGGAActagaggagaagagggagatgGATGAGTTCAATTTTCTGGAGCAGGAGGTCAGGAGGGAGAATGAG GATGCGTTGCAAAATGAAATATGTAGCTTGAAGAAAGCTGTCGAAGCCTCTGAACTCCAGTACCTGGAACTTCAG aacaaacTAGATGTGATGTCTGAAAAGCTGAAGAAGAAAACTGAATTTGCAGAAGAACTTCAGAATATG AACGGTAAGGACTTGGTGCAGGAGGTGGCCAAGCTTCGTCGTTCTCTGGACGATGCAGAGGGGCtcagcagagacacaaagaagGAATGGGCTGTGCTCCGCAGTCAGAAAATTTCACTGGAGGAAACAAAT GTGACCCTGACTGCCAATCATGAACGGATGGAGGCAGAGGTGAACAGCCTGCGATTTCAACTTGAAACAGAGAAGACACGTTTCAGAAAGATGCAGACTGATCTTCAAAAGGAGCTTAATGTTGCCTTTGATGAGAACACCAAGCTCACCACTCTGCTAGATGGCAAAGTCCCTAAAA ATCTCATCGACAGCATAGAGCTTGACAGAACAGTAGCCAGTCTGAATAAAGAGCTGGCAGCATCTCGTGAAGCAGAGGAAACTCTCAGAGCTCAGCTGGAGGAACTGGCTTCATTTAAGACTCTTCCTGATCAGGTGGACAGCTTAATGAAGCAG GTGTGTGAGCTGACTGAGGAGCTGCATGCTACTCAAACTCAAAAGAACAACCTGCTCTCAGTTCAAGCTCAATGTCAGGACGAGGCTCTGCAGCTCAGAAACTCCTGGCAGACGTCTCAGGAGGAGATTATGAGAATCCAAGCAGACCTTAGTGCTGCTGCACTGAGGGAGACTGAACTGAGCCAGCAGTGTGCTGAAGTAACACAGCAGCTGGACTCACTTCGCTCATCGCTGGAGCAATATGAGGCTGAGAAGAGTCAACTCATGGCCTCGATGGAAGAGAGGGGCTTGAAG CTTGAAGAGAGTGACCAGCTCAGAGCATCACTGGAAGGAAAACTGAACGAGATGCAGCAACTGATAAAGGATCTGGAGGAGAAGTTTGCTGACAGTGAGCTTTCCAGAGCAACTGAGGAAGAGCTCAACAAAGAGCTTCAAGAACAA TTGAACCAGCTGAATGAAGATCTTCGGCGTGCGCAAACAGAGAAAGACTCTCTATCTGAGcagagtgctggtgttcagagCTCTGCAGAGGAGACCGAGAAGCTGCTTTCTACTCTAACATCTCTGACTGCAGAGCTAGACCAGCTCAGGATGAACCTGCAGGAACATGAGGAGAAG GCTGGAGTCACAGAAGCTCTTCTACAGTCTCTTCAAAATGATCTCCTAcagcagaagcagaaaaactCAGATCTGATTCAAGTTCATGAGCAGAAAGAGTCTGATTTAGGGGAACAG ATGCTAAGACTATCACAGGAGCTACAGTGTGTGCGAGATGAGATGGAAACTCACCAAAAGGCCGGCGCTCAGCACTCTCCAGCCGAGGTGGAGAATCTGCTCTCTACTGTGGCTTCTCTCACTGCAGAGAGAGATCAGCTCAAGATGGACCTGCAGGAGAATGTGGACTTG ATGATTGAGAATCAGGAGGACCTGAGGACAGCCCTGGAGAAGAATCGCAAGCAGAAAGAACAGATCAAACAGCTGATGACTGCACAGACGTCCAGACTGGATGGACTTCCAGATGATATGAGCACACAACTGGAGGAGCTGCAAACACAA ATGGAGACTGTCACCAAGGAGCTCCAGACTGTGCGAGCAGAGCGAGACTATCTGCTTTCTGAGAAGgaaagaaacactcagacctccacagaggagatggagaagctGCTCAGCAGAGTGACGTCTCTCACTGAGGAGAGAGATCAGATGCAGCAGATACTGGAGGGAatgagggaggagaagaagcagCTCGAAGCAGAGCTGGAGAACAAGATGGAATCACTACACACCGAG ATGAAAACTTTGGCTCAGAAACTACAGATCATTGAAGCGGAAAGAGATGACCTGCTCTCTGAGAAGGACTCCAACTCCCAGAGCTCCACAGAGGAAATGGAAAAGCTGCTGTGCAAAGTGACGTCTCTCACTGTGGAGAGAGATCAGCTGCAGGAGATTCTGGAGGGActgagggaggagaagaagcagCTCAAAGCAGAGCTGGAGGAAAGAATGGAGATG GTTGCAGAAGCACAACATGAGTTTTACCAGCCAGAGATGATGACCTTGGATCTGCAAGCACACGATGAGAAAGTAACCCAACTTCAGCAAGAG ATTGAGCTACTACAGGCTACTCTGCAGGCCATCACTGAGCAGAAGACACAAGCGGAGGACGATCTGCAGCGTAGTAATGAGATG GTTACCGAGACTCAAAGCCTTGTGCAGTCACTTCAAGAGCAGCTTCAAGAACAGAATCAAAGAAACATCGCCGCTGAAGGAATAAGCCAAGAAAGCCAAGCTCGGCTAGAACAACAG ACCAAGACACTATCTGAGGAGCTGGAGAGTGCGCGAGCAGAGATAAATGCCTTGTTGTTTGAGAAGGAAGCCAGCCGTCAGACCTCCACGGACGAGATGGAGAAGCTGCTGTGCAGTGTGACGTCTCTCAGTGAAGAAAGAGATCAGCTGCAGGAATCACTGGAGGGGCTGAGACAGGAGAAGAACCAGCTCAGAGCAGAGCTGGAGGACAAGATGGAGACG ATGCAATGCGAtctacagcagcagctcagctctgAACCACAGTCGCTGAAAGAAGAACAGGAATCTCAGCGACTTCTGCAG ATCCAACAGCTGGAAGAGCTTCTGGAGAAGACCAAAGAGGAAGTGATCCAGTTGAAGTCGGACCGCCAAGAAAATGTGGAACTG ATGATCGAGAATCAGGAGGAGCTGAGAGCATCTCAAGAGAAGATCAGAGCTCTACAAGAGGAGATCGACATGCTGAGGAGTCAAAAGGCAGAGCTTGAGAGCAGAACAAGCAGTGGGAATGATGCGGACAGTATCCTCCAGATACAGGAGCTTAAAGACCAG ATCCAGAGGCTGACTGAGGAGTTTGAGAATATgcgagcagagagagacagtctGCTGTCTGAGAAGGAAGCCAGCATTCAGACCTCcacagaggagatggagaagctGCAGTGCAGAGTGACGTCTCTCAGTGAGGAGAGAGATCAGCTGCAGGAGATTCTGGAGGGACTGAGGCAGGAGAAGAAACAGCTCAGTGCAGAGCTGGAGGACCAAATGGCATCACTACTGACTGAG ATTGCGCAGCTGAATGCTTCTCTGCAGACTGTTAATGAACACAAGAGGCTGATGGAAGATGATCTGCAGCACAACATAAATATG CGGTCTTCAACGCAAGAGCTTCTGCAGTCAGTCcaagaggagctgcagcagcagaaaaacatgaacTCTGATCTGGAGAAACTAAATCGGGAGACGGAGGTTTCCTTTGAACAGCAG ATAAAGAATCTGACGGAGAAGCTGGAGAGTGTTGAGGCAGAGAGAAACTGTCATCAGGCCTCaacagaggagatggagaagctGCTCAGCAGAGTGACGTCTCTCAGTGAAGAGAGAGATCAGCTGCAGGAGATACTGAAAGGCCTGAAGGTGGAGAAGAAGCAGATCAGTGCAGAGCTGGAGGACAAAATGGCATCACTACAAACTGAG ATAAGATCTTCAACACAGAAGCTGCAAATGATTGAAGCAGAGAGAGATCACCTGCTGTCTGAGAAGGAATCCAACTGTCGGACCTCtacagaggagatggagaagctGCTGTGCAGAGTGACATCTCTCAGTGAGGAGAGAGATCAGCTGCAGGGGATACTGGAGGGACTGAGGCAGGAGAAGAAGCAGCTCAGTGCAGAGCTGGAGGAAAGAATGGAGATG ATCTCAGCCATCCAGACAAAGTTGAACCAGCAGGAGCAGTTGAATGCACTGCagcagtctgagagcaaagaaCAAGAGGTGAAGCTGCAACAAGAA GTGCAGAAGCTCGAGGATCAAATGCAAATGTACAAGGAGAGACAAGCTCATGCCAAAGCTGAAGCAGATGCCTCACAGCAG TTGCTAAGTGAGGCAAACACAACCATCTCAGCTTTCAGAGAGCAGTTCAGCGCCTCACAGCAGAGCAGCGGTGAAGTCAAGGAGACGATATCATCATGGCTGCAGAACTCCACTGAGCAACTTCAG GAGTCCTTTGGAAAATTCCAGCACTTTATCAGCACTTGTTCCGAGTATAACTCTGCATCCCTGGAAAATGCCCAGAGAGTGCAGTGTTCCCTGAAAACCTCTTATCTGACCTCTCTTCCAAAACCCACCATGGATGCCTACGCTGCTGTCCGACAGCAGGGACTGGCAACTGTCCAGGGTCTAATAAAAACTCAa CAACAACTATATGTACGAGCACAGGGCTACAGGGAAATGTTTAAGGAGCTGGTGAAGAAAGATTTGGCCGTGTTCGAGGAGAGGCGGCTGCAGGACATGTTGCTGTGCAGAGCTCAGGCACCCACCTACTCTGTCAAAGACGAGGACCAGACAATGTGGGAACACAGACTTCCTGAGCTGCTGGAGAAGAGGCAGCTTTACCTGCAG AAAATGGCCAACATTCTGGAGAAGCTCGGGGCTAACTTGGCTTCTCACGTCAGTGGGTGGACGGCTGAGATCCGGGAGAGAGAGAAGTTCAATGAACACCTGCAGGCCGCGATCGCCAGCGACAGCTTCAGTGGGCTGGACGGCATCCTGAGCCAAGAGCTGGACCGCAGATCTGCGGTGACACAAAGCTGGAAGATGTGTCTGCAG GGCATCATTGATGAGCAGAACAGTCTGTTTACAGAGCTGAAGCAGCTCGAGGATCAGGCTAATTCTCAGCTTCGAGAGGAGAAAAGCAAAAATTCCACTCTGCTGCAGGCACTGGAGGGAGTTCCTCTGAAAACAGAGGTTTCCTTGCTGAAGGACAACCAGCAACTTcttcttcagctgcagcaaGCAGAGGAAAAAGTTAAA GCTCTGTGTGTACAGAACGAGCAGCTGGAGGACGCTCAGATCAAAGCCAACAACAGGGTGTCCACCCATAAACAAGCCACCCAGCTCCTGCAGACTGAACTACAGGACAGCCGTGCACtagtggaggagaaagaaaatgcaatACAAACCCTTAAAAGCAAACTACGGGATTCTGAG AAAAAAGCCCCACCTACTGCAGTCGAACTGGAGAAACTTCAGGCCAAACTGTTGAAAATGGAGGTGAAGCTCACTTCTGCATCTGATGAACACCAACAAGA GATTCAGAGGATGACCACACTGTTGAATGAGAAGGAAAACTCACTGAGGAAGCTGAAGGAGACTTTGAGGAAATCCCAACAGCAAGGAGAGGAATCAT TCTTGCAGGGTAAAGACCTTCATGCCAGACTGACCAATCCCAGAGGTTTGGTCACGAGCAGCGTTCAGCTGGAGAAGGCAAAGCTGGAGGAGGAAGTCAAAGAGCTTAGACTGAAAATCACCGAGCTGGAGAG CTTGGTGTCCAGTCAGCAGGCAGAACTCGGTAAGTGGAAGAACCGAGCCATCAAGCTGAAGGTAAAGAGCAAAGCTGAGGTGGACAAGCCATCATCCCCCTGTACTCCCACCAAGAGGGCATTTCCCATGACCGCAGACTCCTCCCACCTCTTCAGCTCACCTAAAAAGTGTCTGGTTGCTCCCAAGAAGAACCTGGACTCTCCCAGGAAGGCTTTGGAGTCTCCCAGAAAGCTGCTCGACTCTCCTAAAAGCGGATTCTTTGACATCGGTGGAAGCTCAGAGCTGCTGTCCAGAGCCTGCCCCAAGCAGTTCTTCGATAATTCCAGCCTTGGAACTATTGCAG